A region of Maridesulfovibrio sp. DNA encodes the following proteins:
- the pheS gene encoding phenylalanine--tRNA ligase subunit alpha, with product MSDVKSLLQELEGLVPECSARLDQASLSELEDIKIDMLGRKGRVAKIMSGLPSLPNEDKPVAGKKANEVKAALTELIEGKQSELEKAATVESLSRFDPTMPGRKPAEGSLHPVTLVMDEICDVFIGLGFEVVTGPEVENDWYNFEALNIPPEHPARDMQDTLYISESILLRTHTSPLQIRTMKDRTPPLAAIAPGKVYRRDSDLTHTPMFHQIEGFLVDQNVSMADLRGTLTAFVHQLFGPKTDVRFRPSFFPFTEPSAEVDISCVMCGGKGTIDGKPCRVCKQTGWVEILGCGMMDPNVMKAVDYDTEKYSGFAFGLGIERVAMLKYGIGDLRMFFENDIRFLEQFS from the coding sequence GTGTCGGACGTAAAGTCCCTGTTACAGGAACTTGAAGGCCTGGTCCCGGAGTGCTCCGCACGCCTGGATCAGGCTTCTTTGTCTGAACTGGAAGACATCAAGATCGACATGCTCGGCCGTAAGGGCCGTGTAGCCAAAATCATGTCCGGTCTGCCCTCACTTCCCAATGAAGACAAGCCTGTAGCAGGTAAAAAAGCAAATGAAGTAAAGGCCGCTCTCACCGAGCTCATCGAGGGAAAGCAAAGCGAGCTTGAAAAAGCCGCCACCGTTGAGAGCCTGTCCCGTTTCGACCCCACCATGCCCGGACGCAAACCTGCTGAAGGTTCGCTACACCCGGTCACACTCGTCATGGACGAGATCTGTGACGTTTTCATCGGGCTGGGATTCGAGGTTGTAACCGGACCCGAAGTTGAAAACGACTGGTACAACTTCGAAGCACTGAATATTCCACCGGAGCACCCTGCGCGCGACATGCAGGACACACTGTACATTTCAGAATCCATCCTGCTGCGCACCCACACTTCTCCGCTGCAGATCCGCACCATGAAGGACAGAACTCCTCCTCTGGCTGCAATTGCACCGGGTAAGGTATACCGCAGAGACTCAGACCTCACACATACCCCCATGTTCCACCAGATCGAAGGTTTTCTTGTCGATCAGAATGTGAGCATGGCAGACCTGCGTGGGACCCTGACAGCATTCGTCCACCAGCTTTTCGGACCCAAAACTGACGTGCGTTTCCGCCCCAGCTTCTTCCCCTTTACCGAGCCCAGCGCAGAAGTGGATATCTCCTGTGTTATGTGCGGCGGAAAAGGAACCATCGACGGCAAACCCTGCCGCGTATGCAAACAGACCGGGTGGGTGGAAATCCTCGGCTGCGGCATGATGGACCCCAACGTGATGAAAGCAGTTGATTACGACACCGAAAAGTATTCCGGTTTCGCATTCGGACTCGGCATCGAACGCGTAGCCATGCTCAAATACGGCATCGGCGACTTGCGCATGTTCTTTGAAAACGACATCCGATTCCTCGAACAGTTTTCCTAA
- the pheT gene encoding phenylalanine--tRNA ligase subunit beta: MLLSMQWLRDFVPYEGEIQELGDRLTMLGLELEEIFNPFEAIKDIVVGHVVECDQHPEADKLSVCKVDVGDGELLDIVCGAPNVAKGQNVPVAKVGVTMPGDFKIKKAKLRGVKSHGMICSERELELSDAHDGIMVLPENLKPGVKFTEAMNMEDTVMDLGITPNRADCLSMLGIAREAALAFDLPITMPELNLVENGGHAADLLKIEIDDPELCPLYQARILQGAKIAPSPDWMRYRLLSVGVRPISNIVDVTNYILFELGQPLHSFDADRLKGGKIRVGLAPEGTKFTTLDEQERKLLGSDLLIWDAERPVALAGVMGGMNSEIHDGSTNVVLESAVFRPGLIRKTARRLALPSEASYRFERGVDQQLNTFAMDRAAQLMSELSGAKIVSGVAKNEPKPWQDRTHDYRHKRCNSWLGLDLEPEFSKKAFSLMGLEVNDSDADCWKVSTPSYRLDLEREADLYEEVARYFGMDKIPSVLPRISKTFDASVIAETPYGFYRRIKNWGRGVGLHEAINYSFVGDDDLDLLGLPKEGRVNIANPLSEDQNVMRTELAPGLLNTVRHNLAQGNTHIRVFEIAKKFIKDAESDTETREQSRLGIMLNGPRSCVEWPNEQGDADYLDIKGLVEHLLADLKLGEAAFSLVKDHNYLEPCVDIHLGEQKIGFMGMVKADIADKYHAKKEVWMADLNADLLRDIVMAHKIKFQTLPVFPPSRRDVTVIGPVSLHAETIKEAILGLKLPLIESVELVNVFVPENNNDERNLSFRITYRHGQKTLTDKAVDKEHKKVLAGLEKSLPVHF, translated from the coding sequence ATGCTTTTAAGCATGCAATGGCTGCGGGATTTCGTTCCTTATGAGGGCGAAATTCAGGAGCTTGGCGACAGGCTGACCATGCTCGGCCTTGAGCTTGAAGAAATTTTCAATCCATTTGAAGCGATCAAAGACATCGTTGTCGGCCATGTTGTGGAGTGTGACCAGCACCCCGAAGCCGACAAGCTGTCTGTTTGTAAAGTAGACGTCGGCGACGGCGAGCTTCTTGATATCGTATGCGGCGCACCCAACGTTGCCAAAGGCCAGAATGTGCCTGTGGCAAAAGTTGGCGTAACCATGCCCGGCGATTTCAAAATCAAGAAGGCAAAACTCCGCGGTGTCAAATCTCACGGCATGATCTGCTCCGAGCGTGAACTGGAACTTTCCGACGCGCACGATGGTATCATGGTTCTGCCCGAGAACCTGAAACCAGGCGTGAAATTCACCGAAGCAATGAACATGGAAGACACAGTCATGGATCTGGGTATCACCCCCAACCGTGCCGATTGCCTTTCCATGCTCGGTATCGCCCGTGAAGCTGCGCTGGCATTCGACCTGCCCATCACCATGCCCGAACTCAACCTCGTTGAGAACGGCGGTCACGCGGCAGATCTGCTTAAGATTGAAATCGACGATCCCGAACTATGCCCGCTCTATCAGGCCAGAATCCTGCAGGGAGCAAAGATTGCACCTTCCCCGGACTGGATGCGTTACCGCCTTCTTTCCGTAGGTGTTCGTCCCATCAGCAACATTGTTGACGTGACCAACTATATTCTTTTCGAACTGGGTCAGCCCCTGCACTCCTTTGATGCAGACCGGCTCAAAGGCGGCAAGATCCGGGTCGGACTTGCTCCCGAGGGAACTAAATTCACCACCCTTGATGAACAGGAACGCAAGCTCCTCGGCTCCGACCTGCTCATCTGGGATGCAGAGCGTCCTGTTGCGTTAGCCGGTGTTATGGGCGGCATGAACTCAGAGATTCACGACGGTTCCACCAACGTGGTCCTCGAATCCGCAGTGTTCCGTCCCGGCCTCATCCGCAAAACTGCCCGCCGTCTGGCCCTGCCCTCCGAAGCATCCTACCGCTTTGAACGCGGCGTGGATCAGCAGCTGAATACTTTTGCAATGGACCGTGCAGCCCAGCTTATGAGTGAACTGTCCGGGGCAAAAATTGTTTCCGGCGTGGCAAAAAATGAACCCAAGCCGTGGCAGGACCGTACCCACGATTACCGCCACAAACGCTGCAACAGCTGGCTTGGTCTGGACCTAGAACCTGAATTCAGCAAAAAAGCTTTCTCCCTCATGGGACTGGAAGTTAACGATAGCGATGCAGACTGCTGGAAAGTCTCCACCCCTTCCTACAGACTTGACCTCGAACGCGAGGCAGACCTGTATGAAGAAGTAGCCCGCTACTTCGGCATGGATAAGATTCCTTCCGTACTGCCCCGCATATCCAAGACCTTTGACGCTTCCGTTATTGCGGAAACCCCTTACGGCTTTTATCGTCGTATTAAAAACTGGGGTCGTGGCGTTGGTCTGCACGAAGCAATCAACTACAGCTTCGTGGGAGATGATGATCTCGACCTGCTTGGACTGCCCAAAGAAGGTCGCGTAAACATCGCCAATCCCCTGAGCGAAGACCAGAACGTAATGCGTACCGAACTGGCTCCCGGCCTGCTCAACACAGTACGTCACAATCTCGCTCAAGGTAATACCCACATTCGTGTTTTTGAAATCGCCAAGAAGTTCATTAAGGACGCAGAATCAGACACAGAAACCCGAGAGCAGTCCCGTTTGGGCATCATGCTCAACGGTCCCCGTTCCTGCGTTGAATGGCCTAACGAACAGGGCGATGCCGACTACCTTGATATTAAAGGTCTGGTAGAACATCTGCTGGCTGATCTAAAACTTGGAGAAGCAGCTTTCTCTCTGGTTAAGGATCACAATTACCTTGAACCCTGTGTTGACATTCACCTTGGTGAACAGAAAATCGGCTTCATGGGTATGGTCAAGGCAGATATTGCCGACAAGTATCACGCCAAAAAAGAAGTCTGGATGGCCGACCTTAACGCAGATCTCCTGCGTGACATCGTCATGGCCCACAAAATCAAATTCCAGACTCTGCCGGTGTTCCCGCCTTCCAGACGTGACGTGACCGTAATCGGTCCCGTTTCCCTGCATGCGGAAACAATTAAAGAAGCAATCCTCGGCCTCAAATTGCCGCTGATTGAGTCTGTGGAACTGGTCAACGTGTTCGTACCGGAAAATAATAACGACGAACGCAACCTCTCCTTCCGCATCACATACCGCCACGGTCAGAAGACCCTGACCGACAAGGCAGTAGACAAGGAACACAAGAAGGTTCTCGCTGGGCTTGAAAAATCCCTGCCTGTACATTTCTAG
- a CDS encoding NifB/NifX family molybdenum-iron cluster-binding protein — protein MKIAVPCTDSDLDGSVAPKLGTAKYVLLIDSNDMSFEVLDGPPKDVGSGAGVSIISLAANNDAQALLVGYAAPHIVNAMKGKSLKIVTGVKGKVRDAVQAYLIKNSVGSDGRVEQSSIPGWRELWISAFRKGLRQFYQLLPKLAGVIMLLGLFRGFISEKDLFALFSGSAVQDSILGATVGSVLVGNPVNSYVIGDSLLNAGVNLSGIIALMMAWVTVGVIQLPAESAALGIRFAVVRNLCGFVMAVVMSLLVTSWGGLF, from the coding sequence ATGAAAATAGCGGTTCCTTGTACTGACTCTGATCTGGATGGAAGTGTTGCCCCTAAGCTGGGTACTGCAAAGTATGTTCTTCTAATTGATAGTAACGATATGTCCTTTGAAGTTTTGGATGGGCCTCCAAAAGATGTGGGGTCCGGAGCCGGTGTGTCGATAATATCTTTGGCAGCTAATAATGATGCCCAAGCGCTGCTTGTCGGATATGCGGCTCCTCATATCGTTAACGCCATGAAAGGAAAATCACTTAAGATTGTCACGGGGGTAAAAGGTAAAGTTCGTGATGCTGTGCAGGCATATCTTATTAAAAATTCAGTTGGATCGGACGGGAGAGTGGAACAAAGCAGTATCCCCGGCTGGCGAGAGTTATGGATCAGTGCATTCCGTAAGGGACTTCGCCAGTTTTATCAGCTCTTACCGAAATTAGCCGGTGTGATTATGTTGTTGGGGTTGTTTCGCGGTTTTATCTCTGAGAAAGATCTGTTTGCGTTATTTTCCGGATCAGCTGTGCAGGATTCGATCTTGGGAGCAACTGTTGGCAGTGTGTTGGTGGGAAATCCTGTTAATAGTTATGTAATCGGTGATAGTCTGCTTAACGCCGGAGTGAATCTTTCCGGGATAATAGCTCTGATGATGGCTTGGGTCACTGTGGGAGTTATTCAACTACCCGCCGAATCGGCTGCTTTGGGAATCAGGTTCGCAGTTGTACGTAATTTATGTGGATTTGTAATGGCAGTTGTAATGTCTTTATTGGTTACATCATGGGGAGGGTTGTTTTGA
- a CDS encoding TetR family transcriptional regulator: MARKTKEEAEKTRQALLASAFKVFNEKGYAKTTLQDIAEDAGVTRGAVYWHFKNKTDLFEKLFDYAFMPVRDLLFSKFEENLEPKEMLTGLMRVWIKHAGTEENFRAAFGIMFNKTEWSEELMPFKMKFREYEYKFIKKTEIIIEQGQQDGVFRDELKPAVAAAQYFSILLGLAQYSQFFPDEVDIHGEVESLIEMFMHSCLKTN; encoded by the coding sequence ATGGCCAGAAAGACCAAAGAAGAAGCGGAAAAAACACGGCAGGCACTGCTTGCCTCTGCCTTCAAGGTATTCAACGAAAAAGGGTATGCTAAAACAACCCTGCAGGATATCGCCGAAGATGCCGGAGTAACCCGTGGCGCAGTTTACTGGCATTTTAAAAATAAGACAGATCTCTTTGAAAAACTTTTCGATTACGCGTTCATGCCTGTACGCGATCTTCTTTTCAGCAAATTTGAAGAAAATCTTGAGCCTAAAGAAATGCTTACCGGCCTGATGAGGGTCTGGATCAAACATGCGGGGACAGAAGAAAATTTCCGGGCCGCTTTCGGCATAATGTTCAATAAGACAGAATGGTCTGAAGAACTCATGCCTTTTAAAATGAAATTCAGGGAATACGAATACAAATTTATAAAAAAGACTGAAATAATTATTGAACAAGGCCAGCAAGATGGTGTATTCCGTGATGAATTGAAACCTGCTGTTGCTGCGGCCCAATACTTTTCCATCCTGCTCGGTTTGGCTCAGTATTCCCAATTTTTCCCGGATGAAGTTGATATCCACGGAGAAGTCGAATCCTTAATCGAAATGTTTATGCACTCATGTTTAAAAACAAATTAA